In Gemmatimonadota bacterium, the DNA window CGAAATGCACCCGCATGAAGAACCGCTCGCTGAACGGATCGATGTACGTGTCGCTTTCGATGACGTGGCAGCCCTGTTCCGCCAGCCAGCGGGTCACGGTGTAGATCAGTCCCGTGCGCTTGGGACAGGACAGGGCCAGCAGGAAGTTCTTTACGGTGCGTGCCTTCATGAATGGAGACCGTTACCGTGGGTTTGTGGTTTTGCTGCGTACCGCGTGTCCTCTTCGGTGGGCGGGATCGAAGATGAAGAGGGCATGAAGGTGGACCCTTCCGCAGGGCCCGGTTGCCGTGGAGCGGCGGGCGAGATCAGGCGGAACCGGACGGAACCGGGCGGGACCGGGCAAGTTTCGGCGAGACCGGCCGGGCGCTGGCGTGCGCTGGCGTGCGCTCCGCCCTGGCTAGACCGGCGCAGGGCCGTCAGTCGTCCGTGAAGAAGTCCGCGTTGATCTGGATGTAGTTCTGCCATTCGTCCGGCGTGTCTTCTTCGGCGAAAATGGCCTCAACCGGACATTCGGGCTCGCAGGCGCCGCAGTCTATGCACTCTTCCGGATCGATGTACAGCATCCGTTCGCCGTCCTTGGTGTGAATGCAGTCCACCGGGCATACATCGACACAGCCCTTGTCCATTACGTCAATGCATGGCTCTGCGATAATGTAGGTCATCCGAGTCTCCTCGCTAAAACACGCTTTCTTGAAACAAACCGGCTTTGAGGATGCGTCGAACCCGGTACCGTCGGTAACAAACATTCAAACCAGGCAACGGTTCCGCCGCCAAAATACCGTACTATAATAGTCGGCGCGCCATGGCCTGTCAAGCCTGAATTCGTTTGACCGCGGGCCGGTTCTCCCTTAAGTTCAAAGGCCATGCCACCGTTCGCCGTACCCACCGAGTTGGCCCGCCGTTACGACGTCTGTTTCAAGTCCATAGCCATTGGCAAGTGGGTGAACCTGGACATGCTGGCGGTACGCGATCCCGATGTGCTCATCGACGAAATCGATCCGGAATTCTACGATGAGGATGAACGCCTGCCCTACTGGGCGGAGATCTGGCCCTCGGCGATCGGTCTCGGCCGTCACCTGTTCGAGTACCCCGCGCCCGCCGGTTCCCGGATCCTGGAACTGGGCTGCGGCATCGGCCTGGCCGGTATCGCCGCGGCCGCGGCCGGACTGGCGGTCACCGCGTGCGACTACGAAGAAGACGCCCTGGCCTTCGCCCGGTACAATGCCCGACTGAACGCCCTGGATGGGCGCGTTTCTTTCCGCTTCCTGGACTGGAGAAACCCGGATCTCGACCGAAGGTACACCATTGTAATCGGCTCGGACATCCTGTACGAAAGGCCGAATCACGAACCGATCCAGCGCCTGCTCCACGAAACGCTGGAACCGGGCGGCATGTTCCTCGCGAGCGATCCCGATCGCCGGGCGGCCGCCCCCTTCGTCGAATCCATGATCGCCCGGGGATACCGCCACAGCGCGCAGCCCCGTAAGGTGAAATTCGAAAGTAAGGACAACCGCATCACTGTCCACCGCTTTCTCAAAGAAGACTGAGCCGCTGCCCTGAGCCGCCCTGATCGGAAAGGACATGAAAGAAGCCATCGACCAACTACCGGAGGGTATCCGCGGACAACTGCGCCGGGCCGGCCGCCTGGCCGATGAATCGGGACAGGCGCTTTATCTGGTTGGCGGGACCGTGCGGGACCTGCTGCTGGGACGTACCAGGACGGACATCGACCTGGCGGTAGAAGGAGACGGCATGGAGTTCGCCGCCCGGCTGGCCCGGGCCTCAGGAGCCCGCTCCAGACCGAATCCCCGGTTCCTGACGGCCACCGTGGAAATGCCCGGAGGCCACAGCCTGGACGTGGCCACGGCCCGCAGCGAGACCTACGAGCACCCGGGCGCGCTGCCCTGGGTGGCGTCCGCGTCGATGGACGTGGACCTGGCACGGCGGGATTTCACGATCAATGCCATGGCGGTCTCGCTGAACGGGCCGAGCTTTGGCAAACTGGTCGATCCGTTCGAGGGCAGGTCCGACCTGCGGAAGAAACGGGTCCGCATTCTCCACGACCGGAGCTTTAACGACGATCCGACCCGCCTATTCCGGGCCGTCCGGTTCGAACAGCGCCTTCGGTTCAGGCTCGAGCGGGGGACGGAACGGAGGTTCAGGGAAGCAGTCGCGGGGGGTATGATCGGGAACCTCTCCGGCCCCCGGTTACTCGAGCAGTTGAAACTGGTCTGCTTCGAACCGGATCCCTGGCTGGTATTCAACCGGCTGGAAGGACTCGAGGTCCTCAGGGCCATCCACCCCGCCGTCGGTTCCGACGAGGGCCTGAAGACCCTGGTTCGGGAGATAAGCCCGTCCGGCCCGTCCGGCGACCTGGCGTCTCCGGCCAGCGACGGCTGGTGGATCCTGTACCTGGTGGCGCTGTTCGGCCCGCACCGGGCGGAGACTTTGCAGGGCGTCGTGGACCGGCTGAAGCCCAACCGGCGTCTCAGGAAGGCTATCGAGGACATGTCCCGGTGGTCCGTCGTGGAACGGGCCGTCGAGTCGGGGGAAATCGACACGCCGGCGGACTTCTTCCGCGCGGTGCGGACGATCTCGAAGGACACCATGCTGTTCGTCACCCTGACCCACCCTGACGAAGGCATGCGGAAACGTTGCGAATCCTATTACCACCAGCACCGGCACATGCGCCTGTCCATCGACGGAGGCACGCTCAAGGACCTGGGCATCGCGGAGGGTCCGGCTTACGGCCGGATCCTCGACGAAGTGCTTTCGATGAAGATAAACGGCGAAATCGGGACCGAGGCGGAGGAACGCCGCGCCGCGCGGACGCTTTGGTCGCGCCTTCACCGCTCCGAGCCCTGAATGGATCCGCTGCCCCAGCAAAGGAGTATCCATGCCCGACTTTACGATCCTGTTCATCGCCATGCCGGCGATCCTCTTCGCCCTGACCTTTCACGAGTATGCCCATGCCTGGGCGGCGTGGAAACTGGGCGACCCCACGGCGCGCAGCATGGGGCGGCTTTCGCTTAACCCCCTGGTACATCTCGACCCGGCCGGGACCATCATGCTGATCATCACCGTCATGAGCGGATTCGGCATCGGCTGGGCGAAACCCGTGCCGGTGGATCCACGCTACCTGCGCAATCCACGGAAGGACATGCTCTGGATCGCCCTGGCCGGGCCGGTGTCCAATATCATCCTGGCCTTCATCCTGGTGGGCGTGTTTACCCACATGCCCTCGGGCGGCGCCCTGACCGACACGCTGCGCCAGATGATCCGGTACGGCATCATCATCAACCTGGCGCTGGCCTTCTTCAACATGCTGCCGATCCCCCCGCTGGACGGGTCGCGGGTCCTGAAGGGACTGCTGCCCCCGGCGCAGGCTCAGCGGTACGGCCAGCTGGAGATGTACGGCCCCATGCTGCTGATCGGCCTGATCATCGCGGACCAGATGCTCCAGCTGGGCATCATCCGGACCTGGATCGCCGTGCCTGCCCAGATCAGCCTGCGCCTGATGAGCGAAATCTTCAGCAGCTTCTAAGCGGGGGTTTCATGCGGCTGAGCGCCGAAACGGTCCGCCTGGACCTCATCCATCCCTTCCGTATCGCCCGCGAGGTCAGCGATCACAAGCACAACGTGCTCTTGCGCATCTCCGAAGGCGAGTTGACCGGTACGGGTGAAGCCGCACCTTCTCGCTACTACGGGGAAGACGCCGGTTCGGTCATCCGGGCGCTGGAGAAAGTGCCGCCCCTCCTCGGCGGCGATCCCTTCGAACTCGAGGAAACGACCGGTCGTCTCGCGTCCGCGCTTCCGGGCGATCCCGCGGCGCGCGCGGCCGTGGATATCGCACTGCACGACCTGGCCGCCCAGCGGCTCGGCGTACCGCTCTACCGGTGGCTCGGTCTCGATCCCGCGAAAACGCCTGTCACTTCATTCACCATCGGCATCGACGAGCCGGCGGCCGTCCGCCGCAAAGTGCGCGAAGCCGAAGGGTACCCGGCGTTGAAGATCAAGCTCGGCTCGGAACAGGACCTCGACATCATGCGCGCGATCCGGGATGAAACGAATGCGCGCATCCGGATCGACGCCAACGCGGGGTGGACGGCGGACCAGGCCGTGGAAATGGTGGGCCGCCTGTCCGAGTTCGGCGTGGAACTCGTGGAGCAGCCTCTGCCCCCCGGTTCGCCCGCGGACTGGCGCAGGGTGCGGGAGGCCGCGTCCATGCCGGTCTTCGCTGACGAAAGCGTACTGGTCTCACCGGACGTGCCCGCCATGGCCGGCCTGGTGGACGGCGTCAACGTTAAACTGATGAAGTGCGGCGGGGTCCGCGAAGCGCTCCGCCTTATCCACACCGCCCGGGCCCACGGGATGCGCGTCATGATCGGCTGCATGATCGAAACCTCCGTCGCCATCACCGCCGCGGCCCATCTCTCCCCATTGGCCGACTATGCCGACCTGGACGGCAACCTGCTGATTTCCAACGATCCCTTCACAGGGGCAACCGTTCGGCAGGGACGCCTGATTCTGCCGGAGGGACCGGGAATCGGGATAGCGCCCGGGTCATAGGCAAACTCCCCTCGCCAGATCCGAAGGCCCATCACCGCTCGTAACCATGACGAGTGTCGGGAGGGTCTAACGACGATTCGCGCATATAATACATTAATTATAATTAAATAGTATGTATTACTGCGGATATGCCTTCGCGTTGCCGGCCGGTAGATTCCTGACGCCCGTGGGATGTCTTGCCCTGGCTCCGGCACGTACCGGTGCCTCGCATCCCCCGTAATCCCGGTCTGGAACGGCTTATCCGATCAAAAAACACAAAAAAGTATTGACTACGATCAATTGAAGTATAAATTATGCTTCACAGTAGTTTATTATGTTTGGATGGATTGAATGAAATCTGCACGCATCAGGGTGATTCACGTCCGACGACACTGATATCCGCACAATCTGCGACAGTTAAC includes these proteins:
- a CDS encoding methyltransferase domain-containing protein codes for the protein MPPFAVPTELARRYDVCFKSIAIGKWVNLDMLAVRDPDVLIDEIDPEFYDEDERLPYWAEIWPSAIGLGRHLFEYPAPAGSRILELGCGIGLAGIAAAAAGLAVTACDYEEDALAFARYNARLNALDGRVSFRFLDWRNPDLDRRYTIVIGSDILYERPNHEPIQRLLHETLEPGGMFLASDPDRRAAAPFVESMIARGYRHSAQPRKVKFESKDNRITVHRFLKED
- a CDS encoding ferredoxin family protein is translated as MTYIIAEPCIDVMDKGCVDVCPVDCIHTKDGERMLYIDPEECIDCGACEPECPVEAIFAEEDTPDEWQNYIQINADFFTDD
- a CDS encoding dipeptide epimerase, which produces MRLSAETVRLDLIHPFRIAREVSDHKHNVLLRISEGELTGTGEAAPSRYYGEDAGSVIRALEKVPPLLGGDPFELEETTGRLASALPGDPAARAAVDIALHDLAAQRLGVPLYRWLGLDPAKTPVTSFTIGIDEPAAVRRKVREAEGYPALKIKLGSEQDLDIMRAIRDETNARIRIDANAGWTADQAVEMVGRLSEFGVELVEQPLPPGSPADWRRVREAASMPVFADESVLVSPDVPAMAGLVDGVNVKLMKCGGVREALRLIHTARAHGMRVMIGCMIETSVAITAAAHLSPLADYADLDGNLLISNDPFTGATVRQGRLILPEGPGIGIAPGS
- a CDS encoding CCA tRNA nucleotidyltransferase translates to MKEAIDQLPEGIRGQLRRAGRLADESGQALYLVGGTVRDLLLGRTRTDIDLAVEGDGMEFAARLARASGARSRPNPRFLTATVEMPGGHSLDVATARSETYEHPGALPWVASASMDVDLARRDFTINAMAVSLNGPSFGKLVDPFEGRSDLRKKRVRILHDRSFNDDPTRLFRAVRFEQRLRFRLERGTERRFREAVAGGMIGNLSGPRLLEQLKLVCFEPDPWLVFNRLEGLEVLRAIHPAVGSDEGLKTLVREISPSGPSGDLASPASDGWWILYLVALFGPHRAETLQGVVDRLKPNRRLRKAIEDMSRWSVVERAVESGEIDTPADFFRAVRTISKDTMLFVTLTHPDEGMRKRCESYYHQHRHMRLSIDGGTLKDLGIAEGPAYGRILDEVLSMKINGEIGTEAEERRAARTLWSRLHRSEP
- a CDS encoding site-2 protease family protein, with amino-acid sequence MPDFTILFIAMPAILFALTFHEYAHAWAAWKLGDPTARSMGRLSLNPLVHLDPAGTIMLIITVMSGFGIGWAKPVPVDPRYLRNPRKDMLWIALAGPVSNIILAFILVGVFTHMPSGGALTDTLRQMIRYGIIINLALAFFNMLPIPPLDGSRVLKGLLPPAQAQRYGQLEMYGPMLLIGLIIADQMLQLGIIRTWIAVPAQISLRLMSEIFSSF